One Rosa chinensis cultivar Old Blush chromosome 3, RchiOBHm-V2, whole genome shotgun sequence DNA window includes the following coding sequences:
- the LOC112194371 gene encoding UDP-glucose flavonoid 3-O-glucosyltransferase 7, with amino-acid sequence MAASSSPLHVVIFPFMAQGHTLPLLDISKALSFRGLKVTIITTPLNAPFIHSKVSDRISSISVSVIPFRIVPDLPQGCENTANLPSVWLDILASFITATKNMKQHFEALLKEMVETGSRPICVISDFFLSWTLDTCRSFNIPRVVCHGMGVLPMFSDPCKTSSEFDVIELPSLTLPFTLNGSDLPVCDPDDLFIRVILEVEEADKNSWGVIVKSFQELEGEYVTALEGLYHKEAKAWCVGPVLLYDYIQEQSGASDGKSQFCGPYIEWLDKQEGSSVVIYVSFGTQVRLSKEQMDEIAYGLEMVG; translated from the coding sequence ATGGCTGCTTCATCCTCACCTCTCCATGTAGTAATCTTCCCATTCATGGCTCAAGGCCACACTCTTCCATTGCTAGACATATCCAAGGCATTATCATTCCGTGGCCTCAAAGTAACCATCATCACCACCCCATTAAACGCACCGTTCATCCACTCCAAAGTCTCAGACCGCATCTCATCAATCTCAGTCTCAGTCATCCCATTTCGAATTGTTCCAGACTTGCCACAAGGCTGTGAAAACACTGCTAATCTTCCTTCGGTGTGGCTAGACATATTAGCTTCATTCATCACAGCCACCAAAAACATGAAGCAGCATTTTGAAGCTCTTCTTAAGGAGATGGTCGAAACTGGTTCCCGCCCAATTTGTGTAATCTCTGACTTCTTCCTCTCTTGGACTCTCGACACATGTCGCTCTTTTAACATTCCTAGGGTTGTGTGTCATGGAATGGGGGTGTTACCCATGTTTTCCGACCCATGCAAAACGTCGTCTGAGTTTGACGTTATAGAGTTACCGAGTTTGACACTTCCATTCACATTGAACGGGTCAGACCTGCCCGTTTGTGACCCTGATGACCTGTTTATCCGGGTCATATTAGAGGTTGAGGAAGCAGACAAGAATAGCTGGGGTGTGATTGTGAAAAGCTTTCAAGAGCTTGAAGGTGAGTATGTGACTGCATTGGAAGGTTTGTACCACAAAGAGGCCAAGGCATGGTGCGTGGGGCCGGTTTTGCTCTATGATTATATTCAAGAGCAATCTGGAGCGTCCGATGGTAAGAGTCAATTTTGCGGTCCATACATCGAGTGGCTGGATAAGCAAGAGGGATCTAGTGTGGTGATCTACGTGTCGTTTGGTACGCAAGTGAGATTGTCCAAGGAACAGATGGACGAGATTGCTTATGGACTAGAGATGGTGGGGTAA